ATGCTGTTTATCAATCTATCTTAGCACAGTGTTTTTTAAGTATTGTGCGCATAGCTTAGTGATAAATCACTCTATCCTTACAGTGTTGCGCAAACTGCTAATTTATTCTCAATGGCGATGATAAAATCGGTCGCAATATCTGTACCGCATTGATCATCAATCTCACGTACACACGTTGGGCTGGTGACATTAATCTCGGTAATACGACCGCCGATTAAATCGAGCCCGACGAACATGAGACCTTTTTCTTTAACAATAGGTGCCACGACTTCTGCCACTTGACGTTCGATATCGGTGAGCGGCATCGCAACACCGCTACCACCCGCCGCAAGATTACCACGGGTTTCGCCTTTGGTAGGAATACGCGCCAAGCTATAATCGACCACTTCACCATCAACGATCAACACGCGCTTATCGCCTTCTTTGATCTCTGGCAAATAACGCTGCGCCATAATCGGCAAGGTTTCAAGCTCGGTTAAAATCTCAAGCGTGACGCCGATATTTGGACTATCTGCGGTCAAGCGGAAAATACCCGTACCACCCATACCATCTAATGGCTTAACAATGACGTCTTGCTGCTCAGCGATAAACTTGCGAATATGCGCCTGTTTACTGGTCACAATCGTCGGGCTCATATAATCGCTAAACCACGTGGCAAATAGCTTTTCATTACAATCACGTATCGCTTGTGGGTCATTGACCACTAGCACGCCTGCCGCTTTGGCATGATCAAGCATATAAGTGGCATAAATAAAACGCATGTCAAACGGCGGATCTTTACGCATCAACACCACGTCATAGTCGCTGATTGCCGCTGTCGCTTTATCCCCTAATGTATAAAAATCTTTAGGATCACGCTTGACGGTCACTGACTGCGTATCAACCATCAGTTGCCCACGATCCAACCACAAATCATGAATCTGACAATAGCCAAGGCTGTGCCCACGGTCTTGTGCCGACCACATCATCGCAAGGGTCGTGTCTTTTTTATAATTAACCTGCTCGATAGGATCCATAATAACGAGTATGTTTAACGATTTTTTTTGATTTTCTTGGCTCATGATAAGGCTCACTTACGTTATATTATTAATATAGAACAGCTTCGAACTCAGTGCCCAACTATACGCCGTACTGCTCGCGATAATGTTGCATCTTGGCAAGTTGGGTCGCGTCTTTATGCTGACCGCTTTGTACGCCATGGTCATCTGCCAAATAACTGATTAAATCATCGATATCGACGAGTGCGCGTACGGGTACATCTAATGTTGCGGCCAGCTCTTGAATAGCAGAATGCTCAGCCTGACCCTTTTCTTTACGGTCAAGTGCAACGATAATACCAGCAACGCTAGCGCCTGCTTGCTCTAAAATCTCAACCACTTCGCGCATCGCCGTACCAGCGGTAATGACATCAT
This region of Psychrobacter sp. JCM 18902 genomic DNA includes:
- the gshB gene encoding glutathione synthase, with product MSQENQKKSLNILVIMDPIEQVNYKKDTTLAMMWSAQDRGHSLGYCQIHDLWLDRGQLMVDTQSVTVKRDPKDFYTLGDKATAAISDYDVVLMRKDPPFDMRFIYATYMLDHAKAAGVLVVNDPQAIRDCNEKLFATWFSDYMSPTIVTSKQAHIRKFIAEQQDVIVKPLDGMGGTGIFRLTADSPNIGVTLEILTELETLPIMAQRYLPEIKEGDKRVLIVDGEVVDYSLARIPTKGETRGNLAAGGSGVAMPLTDIERQVAEVVAPIVKEKGLMFVGLDLIGGRITEINVTSPTCVREIDDQCGTDIATDFIIAIENKLAVCATL